A stretch of the Streptomyces sp. NBC_00078 genome encodes the following:
- a CDS encoding IS630 family transposase, whose translation MAEPVRVRRLTDQEGQKLQQIVRRGSTSSVRFRRAMMLLASAGGNRVPVIAQLVQADEDTVRDVIHRFNEIGLACLDPRWAGGRPRLLSPDDEDFVVQTATTRPTKLGQPFTRWSIRKLAAYLRKVHGRVIRIGREALRRLLARRGITFQRTKTWKESPDPDREAKLDRIEEVLDRFPDRVFAFDEFGPLGIRPTGGACWAPASHPERHPATYHRTHGVRYFHGCYSVGDDTLWGVNRRKKGAANTLAALRSIRAARPDGAPIYVILDNLSAHKGETIRRWAKKNRVELCFTPTYASWANPIEAHFGPLRQFTVANSNHRNHTVQTRALHAYLRWRNANARHPDVLAAQRRERARIRSEKGIRWGGRPLADAA comes from the coding sequence GTGGCTGAGCCTGTCCGCGTGCGCAGGTTGACCGACCAGGAGGGGCAGAAGCTGCAGCAGATCGTGCGCCGGGGCAGCACCAGTTCGGTGCGCTTCCGACGCGCGATGATGCTACTGGCGTCGGCTGGCGGGAACCGGGTCCCGGTGATCGCCCAGCTGGTGCAGGCCGACGAGGACACAGTCCGGGATGTGATCCACCGGTTCAACGAGATCGGCCTGGCCTGTCTGGACCCTCGGTGGGCGGGAGGCCGTCCCCGCCTGCTCAGTCCTGACGACGAGGACTTCGTCGTCCAGACGGCCACCACCCGCCCGACCAAGCTCGGCCAGCCCTTCACCCGCTGGTCCATCCGCAAACTCGCCGCCTACCTGCGGAAAGTCCATGGGCGGGTCATCCGCATCGGTCGCGAGGCATTACGCCGTCTGCTCGCCCGCCGCGGCATCACCTTCCAGCGCACCAAGACGTGGAAGGAGTCCCCGGACCCCGACCGCGAGGCAAAGCTGGACCGGATCGAGGAGGTCCTGGACCGCTTCCCGGACCGGGTCTTCGCGTTCGACGAGTTCGGCCCGCTCGGAATCCGCCCCACCGGCGGTGCGTGCTGGGCTCCCGCCAGTCATCCCGAGCGGCACCCGGCGACCTACCACCGCACCCACGGCGTCAGGTACTTCCACGGCTGCTATTCGGTCGGCGACGACACGCTCTGGGGCGTCAACCGCCGGAAGAAGGGGGCCGCGAACACCCTGGCCGCGCTCAGGTCGATCCGGGCCGCCCGCCCGGACGGCGCCCCGATCTACGTCATCCTGGACAACCTGTCCGCCCACAAGGGCGAGACGATCCGCCGCTGGGCGAAGAAGAACCGCGTCGAGCTGTGCTTCACGCCGACATACGCGTCCTGGGCCAACCCGATCGAGGCGCACTTCGGACCGTTGCGGCAGTTCACCGTCGCGAACTCCAACCACCGCAACCACACCGTGCAGACCCGGGCCCTGCACGCCTATCTGCGCTGGCGCAACGCGAATGCCCGTCACCCCGACGTGCTGGCAGCCCAGCGCCGCGAGCGCGCTCGCATCCGCAGCGAGAAGGGCATCCGTTGGGGCGGACGTCCCCTCGCCGATGCCGCTTGA
- a CDS encoding RICIN domain-containing protein codes for MPTRSVGRLFRLLAAAALTVTASVAASVHSTASAAPGSPALTPPLGWNSWNSFGCGITESQVHQAADAMVSSGMRDAGYRYVVVDDCWFDPQRDAAGNLRANAAKFPSGMKALGDYIHGKGLKFGIYQVPGERTCAQTSGSYPGSTGSRGHEAQDAATFASWGVDYLKYDWCSSSGTRDEQVARFTLMRDALRATGRPIVYSINPNSFHAITGATYNWGEVADLWRTTEDLLDIWQNGNTNSYPMGVGNVLDVTAPLAAQSGPGHWNDPDMLVVGRPGLSLTESRSHFALWALMGSPLMAGNDIRTMSADVSAILRNPRLLAVDQDPLGAGGRRVRDDGGTEIFAKPLSDGSVAVGLFNRGGDTATVTTTAAQVGLSGGPFTLTDLWTGGTSSTSGQISASVPAHGVAVFRVSGGSPLAATTSRLRGNVSGRCMDVDNASTAAGATVLIWDCHTAANQLWTTWAGGEIRVFGDKCLDAYDQGTANGTRVITWPCNGQDNQKWTVGSDGSIRNVHAGLCLDSDRSGTADGTPLVLWSCNGQAGQKWTRV; via the coding sequence GTGCCCACACGATCAGTCGGACGCCTGTTCCGCCTCCTCGCGGCGGCCGCGTTGACGGTCACCGCCTCCGTGGCGGCCTCCGTCCACTCCACCGCCTCGGCCGCGCCCGGCAGCCCGGCGCTCACCCCACCGTTGGGCTGGAACAGCTGGAACAGCTTCGGGTGCGGGATCACCGAGTCCCAGGTGCACCAGGCCGCCGACGCCATGGTGTCCTCGGGCATGCGGGACGCCGGATACCGGTACGTGGTGGTCGACGACTGCTGGTTCGACCCGCAGCGTGACGCGGCGGGCAACCTGCGGGCCAACGCGGCCAAGTTCCCGAGCGGGATGAAGGCGCTCGGGGACTACATCCACGGCAAGGGACTGAAGTTCGGCATCTACCAGGTGCCGGGCGAACGCACCTGCGCGCAGACCAGCGGCTCCTATCCCGGGTCGACGGGCAGCAGGGGACACGAGGCCCAGGACGCCGCCACGTTCGCCTCATGGGGCGTCGACTACCTCAAGTACGACTGGTGTTCCTCCAGCGGTACCCGCGACGAGCAGGTCGCGCGCTTCACGCTCATGCGCGACGCCCTGCGTGCCACCGGGCGGCCGATCGTCTACAGCATCAACCCCAACAGCTTCCACGCCATCACCGGCGCCACCTACAACTGGGGCGAGGTCGCCGACCTGTGGCGGACGACCGAGGATCTGCTCGACATCTGGCAGAACGGCAACACCAACAGCTACCCGATGGGCGTCGGCAACGTCCTGGACGTCACCGCGCCGCTGGCGGCGCAGTCGGGGCCGGGCCACTGGAACGACCCCGACATGCTGGTCGTCGGGCGCCCCGGCCTGTCACTGACCGAGTCCCGCTCCCACTTCGCCCTCTGGGCCCTGATGGGCTCCCCGCTCATGGCCGGCAACGACATCCGCACCATGTCCGCCGACGTGAGCGCGATCCTGCGCAACCCGCGTCTGCTGGCGGTCGACCAGGATCCGCTGGGCGCCGGCGGGCGCAGGGTGCGCGACGACGGCGGTACCGAGATTTTCGCCAAGCCGCTGTCCGACGGCTCGGTCGCGGTGGGCCTGTTCAACCGGGGAGGCGACACGGCGACGGTCACGACGACGGCCGCACAAGTCGGCCTGTCCGGTGGGCCGTTCACCCTCACCGACCTGTGGACCGGCGGCACGTCGAGTACGTCCGGACAGATCTCGGCGAGTGTCCCCGCGCACGGGGTGGCCGTGTTCCGGGTGAGCGGTGGCAGCCCGCTGGCCGCCACCACCTCGCGTCTGCGCGGCAACGTGTCCGGCCGCTGCATGGACGTGGACAACGCCTCCACGGCGGCCGGGGCCACCGTGCTGATCTGGGACTGCCACACGGCCGCCAACCAGCTGTGGACCACGTGGGCCGGCGGTGAGATCCGCGTCTTCGGCGACAAGTGCCTGGACGCCTACGACCAGGGGACCGCCAACGGCACCCGGGTCATCACCTGGCCCTGCAACGGCCAGGACAACCAGAAATGGACGGTCGGCTCCGACGGGTCGATCCGCAACGTCCACGCCGGGCTGTGCCTCGACTCCGACCGGTCCGGCACCGCCGACGGAACACCGCTGGTCCTGTGGAGCTGCAACGGCCAGGCCGGCCAGAAGTGGACCCGCGTGTGA